One stretch of Priestia megaterium DNA includes these proteins:
- a CDS encoding DUF47 domain-containing protein, with the protein MEDCNVIKRKKDKFSEMLMDIAQNIKDSAEFLGSFELQNVSDLKEFANVLKAYESKGDKYVHTVITELNKAFITPIEREDILQLAMSMDDVLDGIDSFAALMEIHSITTFDEYVAEFVKNIQGCAEEILITINLLSEKKLLQISEHAIKIKEYESHCDTLYRRALKQLFATCKDPIKVIQYKEIYETLEEIADYCQTVANNLESVIMKNA; encoded by the coding sequence ATGGAGGATTGCAACGTGATCAAAAGAAAAAAAGACAAGTTTTCTGAAATGTTAATGGACATTGCCCAAAATATTAAGGACTCAGCGGAGTTTTTAGGCAGCTTTGAACTTCAAAACGTATCTGACCTAAAGGAATTTGCCAACGTTTTAAAAGCGTATGAATCAAAAGGTGATAAATACGTGCATACAGTGATTACTGAGTTGAACAAAGCATTTATTACTCCAATTGAGCGTGAAGATATTTTACAGCTAGCGATGAGCATGGATGATGTACTTGATGGCATCGACAGCTTTGCTGCTTTAATGGAAATTCATTCAATTACGACATTTGATGAATATGTAGCTGAATTTGTTAAAAATATTCAAGGCTGTGCTGAAGAAATTTTAATTACTATTAATTTGTTGTCTGAGAAAAAGCTTCTTCAAATTAGTGAGCATGCAATTAAAATTAAAGAGTATGAGTCACATTGTGATACATTATATCGTCGTGCACTAAAACAATTATTTGCAACATGTAAAGATCCAATTAAAGTTATTCAATATAAAGAAATTTATGAAACGCTAGAAGAAATCGCGGATTATTGTCAAACGGTTGCGAACAACTTAGAATCAGTTATTATGAAGAATGCGTAA